Proteins encoded within one genomic window of Prochlorococcus marinus str. MIT 9515:
- a CDS encoding ArnT family glycosyltransferase: protein MIDRNKFFKKVLKICLFIPLIFYYGKKSYIAFDEGFYALQARWILEKGNWTIPLWWDEYVLDRTNGLQVLIAKSQEIFGKNLFAAYLPTTIAAILMLIITYKLHEEFFGKNHAIVSPLILSTTYLWFDYSHLATQDLIYSSLVTIGVFSLVKIKKHKSNFYILLFGTWIGLAFMMKTFLVAVPLAALTPYILSKRKLLFNTFFWLGLLIGFIPYLIWTYSINTYLDQNIIFYLFGKFNFLSNKNDSTNPFYYYLWNIPITFLPWSIFSIIGLSSNTLENKNGNEKLILIYFPLILILILSIFSTKTPYYPLQISSILSLNSYIGIKYLFSSKRYKSIVIFITSRLIPLFISALVVTYIIFFKSVLNLTIKENIFIILGLISFSIAWSYIKDTSNLKKIFTTLIIGPYLLTALLLQSGLFTDRSRELRETMEYLSSLDILKNQVIKVDKRNIGNEIAQSKIIRISLLTPNLGDGIENLEKMNPSDLAWSNLSSKELSETDSFQIIYDYEILSPWKLIRKNR, encoded by the coding sequence ATGATTGATAGAAATAAATTTTTTAAAAAAGTTTTAAAGATTTGTCTGTTTATTCCTCTGATTTTCTATTACGGGAAAAAAAGTTATATAGCCTTCGATGAGGGATTTTATGCTTTGCAAGCCCGATGGATACTAGAAAAAGGCAACTGGACAATTCCTTTATGGTGGGACGAATACGTTTTAGATAGAACAAATGGGTTACAAGTGTTAATCGCTAAATCACAAGAAATATTTGGCAAAAATCTTTTCGCTGCATATTTGCCAACAACAATTGCAGCAATATTGATGTTAATAATTACTTACAAATTACATGAAGAGTTTTTTGGTAAAAATCATGCAATCGTATCTCCACTAATACTTTCTACAACATATCTTTGGTTTGACTACTCTCATTTAGCAACTCAAGATCTTATTTATTCCAGCTTGGTAACTATTGGAGTATTTTCTTTAGTTAAAATAAAAAAACATAAAAGCAATTTCTATATTTTACTTTTTGGTACTTGGATAGGTTTAGCTTTTATGATGAAGACTTTTCTTGTAGCTGTTCCTCTTGCGGCACTAACGCCATATATCTTATCAAAAAGAAAATTATTATTTAATACATTCTTTTGGCTTGGGTTATTAATTGGATTTATTCCATACCTAATATGGACTTATTCTATAAACACGTATTTAGATCAGAATATTATCTTTTACTTGTTTGGAAAATTTAATTTCCTTTCTAATAAAAACGATTCTACAAATCCTTTTTATTATTATTTGTGGAACATTCCAATAACCTTTTTACCATGGAGCATTTTTTCTATTATCGGTTTATCTTCAAATACTTTAGAAAATAAAAATGGAAATGAAAAATTAATTCTGATTTATTTTCCCTTAATTTTAATATTAATACTTAGTATTTTTTCTACAAAAACTCCTTATTATCCATTGCAAATATCTTCAATCTTATCTTTAAATTCATATATTGGCATAAAATATTTATTCAGTTCCAAAAGATATAAATCAATAGTAATTTTTATTACCTCGAGATTAATACCTTTATTTATCAGTGCTTTAGTAGTTACATATATTATTTTCTTCAAAAGTGTACTGAATTTAACTATAAAAGAAAATATATTTATTATTTTAGGATTAATATCGTTTTCGATAGCTTGGTCATACATAAAAGATACAAGTAACCTCAAAAAGATTTTTACAACTTTAATTATTGGTCCTTATCTATTGACTGCACTACTATTGCAGTCGGGTTTATTTACAGACAGATCAAGAGAATTAAGAGAAACTATGGAATATCTATCTTCATTAGATATCCTGAAGAATCAAGTCATTAAGGTTGACAAAAGGAACATTGGGAATGAAATAGCGCAATCAAAAATTATACGAATTTCTCTCCTAACTCCTAATTTAGGGGATGGAATTGAAAATTTAGAGAAAATGAACCCCTCAGATTTAGCATGGTCTAATTTGTCTTCAAAGGAACTTAGCGAAACTGATTCTTTTCAAATAATTTATGATTATGAAATTTTATCTCCTTGGAAATTAATAAGAAAAAATCGATGA